From Cydia pomonella isolate Wapato2018A chromosome 26, ilCydPomo1, whole genome shotgun sequence, one genomic window encodes:
- the LOC133532278 gene encoding uncharacterized protein LOC133532278, whose protein sequence is MAAGTTRWRTKCRGAVLFAILLQVVNGYEEIYTISQLSPKSESVDLPEDQVFHTTQSDNLAFKIEPSLARYDDLDDLEPENIVTDEETEKHVIVARSADPNDRESRSLNFDEIPSSNNEIDNEIELHNKRKYYDIHPTKTTGFSHENEVLMSSDGDRFEFNFPGEARRAPKARALPLGPRIRPSAVQPMYATINPNEGRQNTEIQNIITGIVKLLNGNVNVQANTQLLRPGRPMNSRINNRGPPRISDVPPMPDFDKPLTPPTHTFHPTKTPPPYPFDRPHHGVNLPEQIVPPLNPHRPGFHRPNIPPWQRPRPRPPNMPGRRPNPGLPIYKPPPMPVDIPNLDEEEEAENETNHDNHLVQDEKETVPLLDLPVSNTTEENEKEENKLTTAPETTSSTTTTTTTTTEKTTTSTTEKTTTETSKTTTAKANTTTETVKTTTEKPKTTTERKPTTERPKTTTERKPTTEKAKTTTETKTTTEKAKVEKKPEKKKEPFIADKKDKYKIDEKPGNKTKIETIIDIIESSIDEYKSSSSAAAAATPTEGLMSHAPTVSVSESPHSVMKTSSINAQPLPSSQTPYRPYRRPGIVLDDPDFKPAGSRRPVPDAPVLTAPLPGYGEIFDVTVSAIQGPGEKGGASVHIENVNPISGHAEDDIIVSPSGEQGFVSIDGKRTYLNLFDTSSHHVEPTRVQSIQHSAPPTPVHHSSHPSHPPAVLGTGVAVPADPEPVPPRRPPAYRPRPRPQATVRIDTCIVGDDSTCDQAQNEKCRTEAGISSCQCRPGFARRAPRDPCRRVVALVLNLRVDRLYDKPLSWDNKLTDKDSELYQQLSYEAIRAIDSAFSMTPFSDEFVSGSINSVHRELGSGIYVNYTILMSESGEMLRPAVGAELHKQVLGVLRRRSNNVGASALWVDHLAGAVAPLKDLDECATPEYNDCHQLAHCINTWGGFRCSCPDTTLDAQESGPLAGRDCRACASSHCNERGTCHYTNRRPTCSCSSGYYGSTCEVDGEVVGVAVGASLAAALVIAATLAALLSWSRKWSREQKAAGMGSPVFSYMQGVNTIKAPPVGGPPYQVTLEERMRWAQIAEAMAQSNHYATESQTMATRPSSAMFGGYPTLPPVPMPRLGLHHSGTLNTVASRANTAGSHHNLYGYTNHMATESSSSEASSHAQERADLLHAPRPKSRARSLHNQTGIYYDVEYENAEPIYGAKGIPLSTYTVSRGPPFYRA, encoded by the exons ATGGCCGCCGGGACGACAAGATGGCGGACCAAGTGCCGCGGCGCGGTGCTGTTCGCCATACTGCTGCAAGTTGTTAACG GTTACGAAGAAATCTACACGATATCGCAACTATCTCCAAAATCAGAATCTGTCGATCTACCAGAAGATCAAGTCTTCCACACCACCCAGTCAGACAACCTAGCTTTTAAGATAGAACCTAGCCTCGCCAGGTACGATGACCTGGACGACCTAGAACCTGAAAACATAGTCACTGATGAAGAAACTGAAAAACATGTCATTGTAGCCAGATCAGCAGATCCTAATGATAGAGAATCTAGATCTTTAAACTTTGATGAAATACCATCCTCAAATAATGAAATAGACAACGAAATAGAACTACACAATAAAAGGAAATACTATGATATACATCCAACGAAAACTACGGGTTTTAGTCACGAGAATGAGGTGCTTATGTCCTCTGACGGGGACAGATTCGAGTTTAACTTTCCGGGGGAAGCCAGAAGGGCTCCAAAGGCCAGGGCGTTGCCTTTGGGGCCCAGAATACGGCCTTCTGCAGTGCAGCCGATGTATGCCACCATCAACCCTAACGAAGGAAGACAGAACACAGAAATACAGAACATTATAACTGGTATAGTAAAGCTTCTGAACGGAAATGTCAACGTGCAAGCAAATACGCAACTCCTCAGGCCAGGCAGACCTATGAATTCAAGGATCAATAACAGAGGACCACCTCGAATATCTGATGTACCACCTATGCCTGACTTTGATAAACCTCTAACCCCTCCAACTCACACCTTTCATCCTACAAAAACCCCTCCTCCCTACCCCTTCGATAGACCCCATCATGGTGTTAATTTGCCTGAACAAATTGTACCACCACTGAACCCTCACAGACCAGGGTTCCATAGGCCCAACATTCCCCCTTGGCAACGGCCTAGGCCTAGGCCACCTAATATGCCAGGTAGAAGGCCCAACCCTGGTCTACCTATATACAAACCACCTCCAATGCCTGTTGATATACCAAACTTAGACGAAGAGGAAGAAGCAGAAAATGAAACTAATCATGATAACCATCTGGTTCAAGATGAGAAAGAGACTGTACCATTACTTGATCTACCTGTCTCCAACACTACTGAAGAAAACGAGAAAGAAGAAAACAAACTAACCACAGCCCCTGAAACTACAAGCagtacaacaacaacaaccacaaCAACAACGGAAAAAACAACAACTTCCACAACAGAAAAGACAACAACAGAAACATCAAAAACCACAACCGCAAAAGCCAATACCACAACTGAAACGGTTAAAACTACAACAGAAAAACCTAAAACTACAACTGAACGCAAACCTACTACGGAAAGACCAAAAACTACAACTGAACGCAAACCTACCACTGAAAAGGCTAAAACTACAACAGAGACAAAGACAACTACAGAAAAAGCTAAAGTAGAAAAGAAGCCAGAAAAGAAGAAGGAGCCATTCATCGCTGATAAGAAAGATAAATATAAGATTGATGAGAAACCAGGGAATAAGACAAAGATAGAGACTATTATAGACATCATCGAGTCTTCGATAGATGAGTATAAGTCTTCTTCATCAGCTGCTGCGGCTGCAACTCCGACTGAAGGTCTGATGTCTCACGCTCCGACTGTAAGTGTCTCAGAAAGTCCACATAGTGTAATGAAGACATCTTCTATCAATGCACAACCATTACcat CATCCCAGACTCCGTACCGCCCGTACCGGCGTCCCGGCATCGTGCTGGACGACCCGGACTTCAAGCCGGCCGGCAGCCGGCGCCCGGTGCCGGATGCGCCCGTGCTGACGGCTCCCTTACCGGGATACGGAGAGATCTTCGACGTCACTGTGTCCGCTATACAGGGCCCTGGCGAAAAAGGAGGTGCATCGG TCCACATCGAAAACGTGAACCCCATATCAGGGCACGCAGAAGATGACATCATCGTGTCACCGTCGGGCGAGCAAGGCTTCGTGTCCATCGACGGCAAGCGGACTTATCTCAACCTGTTCGACACTTCCAGTCACCACGTGGAGCCTACCAGGGTGCAGAGCATACAGCATTCTG CACCTCCGACACCAGTTCACCATTCCAGCCACCCCAGCCACCCACCAGCAGTACTAGGCACAGGAGTAGCAGTTCCAGCAGACCCTGAGCCAGTACCACCAAGGCGACCACCAGCTTACCGTCCTCGACCGCGCCCTCAAGCTACAGTCAG gATCGACACGTGTATAGTTGGGGACGACTCGACGTGTGACCAGGCGCAGAACGAGAAGTGCAGGACGGAAGCAG GGATATCCAGCTGCCAGTGCCGGCCCGGCTTCGCGCGGCGCGCGCCCCGCGACCCGTGCCGCCGCGTCGTCGCGCTCGTGCTGAACCTGAGGGTCGACCGGCTGTATGATAAACCG TTGTCATGGGATAACAAGTTGACGGACAAGGATTCCGAGCTGTACCAGCAGTTGAGCTACGAGGCAATTCGAGCT ATCGATTCCGCATTCTCAATGACCCCATTCTCCGACGAGTTCGTGAGCGGTTCCATCAACTCCGTGCACCGCGAGCTAGGCTCGGGCATCTACGTCAACTACACTATATTG ATGTCGGAGTCGGGAGAGATGCTGCGGCCGGCCGTGGGCGCCGAGCTGCACAAGCAGGTGCTGGGCGTGCTGCGGCGCCGCTCCAACAACGTCGGCGCCTCCGCGCTGTGGGTGGACCACCTCGCCGGCGCCGTGGCTCCGCTTAAAG ATCTGGATGAATGTGCGACTCCGGAATATAATGACTGTCACCAGCTGGCACACTGCATCAACACTTGGGGAGGATTCCG GTGTTCTTGCCCGGACACGACTCTAGACGCGCAAGAATCAGGGCCGTTGGCTGGAAGAGATTGCCGCGCGTGCGCCAGCAGCCACTGCAACGAGAGAGGCACCTGCCACTACACCAACCGACGCCCTACTTGCAG CTGTTCGTCGGGCTACTACGGGTCCACGTGCGAGGTGGACGGCGAGGTGGTGGGCGTGGCGGTGGGCGCCTCGCTGGCCGCGGCGCTCGTCATCGCGGCCACCCTGGCGGCGTTGCTCAGTTGGAG CCGCAAGTGGTCCCGCGAGCAGAAGGCGGCGGGCATGGGGTCGCCGGTGTTCAGCTACATGCAGGGCGTCAACACCATCAAGGCTCCGCCGGTCGGAGGCCCGCCCTATCAG GTAACACTGGAGGAACGCATGCGCTGGGCGCAGATAGCGGAGGCAATGGCGCAGTCCAATCACTATGCG ACGGAGAGCCAGACGATGGCGACACGACCATCTTCAGCCATGTTCGGCGGCTACCCCACGCTGCCGCCCGTGCCCATGCCCAG ACTGGGTCTCCACCACTCGGGCACGCTGAACACGGTGGCGTCGCGCGCCAACACCGCGGGCTCGCATCACAACTTGTACG GCTACACGAACCACATGGCGACGGAGTCCTCGTCGTCGGAGGCGTCGTCGCACGCGCAGGAGCGCGCCGACCTGCTGCACGCGCCGCGCCCCAAGTCCAGGGCCCGCAGCCTGCAT AACCAAACGGGCATCTACTACGACGTGGAGTACGAGAACGCGGAGCCCATCTACGGCGCCAAGGGCATCCCGCTGTCCACCTACACCGTGAGCCGCGGCCCGCCCTTCTACCGCGCCTAG